The DNA window GGAAAGGCCCTGCAAGAGGCAGAGAGCCCTGCCACACCCCATGAAAGCTTCAACTTCCCCAGAGGTGGATCGTGAACTTCACTTCTCGTCAGACCCCAACCTGGGGTGAGAAGTAGGGGGCCCCAGTTTCCTGACTCTTCCTCAAATGTTAACAGCCTACACCAAAACTAGCTAATTTCCTTATAGGCTCTGTTCCACGTAGTGGTGGGTAAACTGAAGTCAGACTTCAGCAAATAACTCTGCAGGAACATCAGGTTCTGGTTTGTTCTCCTTTTGCAGTTAACTGCGTGAGACTCTACACTCAAATATAATGATAAAGCTACTTAACCACCAGACAGTGGAAAGAACTTTCAGTAGGAGGCAGACCTGGCTTCTAGCACCAAGTCTCCAACACGTCTTTGTTTTTCATGATGTTGGGGATCTATCCCAGGGCCCTGCATGTACTAGGCAAACGCTATGTCAGTAagctacgtccccagcccttcAACATACCTTGTCATGTTGTGGGTGCCCTCCCTCTTtcttttagtttcctcatctataaatacAGAAGCGACCTGTCCCTAATTATCTCACCCAAGTACAAAAGACAAGGGAGGTAAAACCCCCGAGGTTCTAAGCAACAGCATTACCATCACCTGCCAgagagctcttttttttttttttgctcaagcAGCCCCCAGCCCAGGCCACCCAAGAGCACAGTCAAAGGGCATTACTCAAGACCTGAACACGAGAGGCCCTCTGTGTTCCAGCAGATTTTGCTGATGCCCTCAATAAAGCTCATTCTGACAGAACCCAGCAGAATAAGAAAATATTCTCCAGCAATCCAAGGGGCTTCCGAGCCTACCTGTTGTCCCACATTACCTACCAATACCACCTCTAGAAAGGTTCTAGATCTAAGTCCTAAAGAGGGTTTAAAAAACACCAAGAGGAAGACACACTCCTGCCCCTTTCAGGTTCTAAATTAGGAACCCCACATTGGGGTTCTTCCCTGTGAGCTCTGCAGGAGGACTTCACTTCACATCAACTGGAAAACAGAAGCATGTCCTCTTATAGGTGACCTTAGTGGCCTCACAGGTGCATACCAAAAAGCAAGTAGCCACTTAAAGAATTAAACCAGCCTGAACTTGCCAGGCAGCCCCACTACAAATCACTGTTCATGTTAGGTTGACCAAGGGGGTGCTGTCATGGCTGGAGGGGTAAAGCTGGCAGATAACTCTGAAGAGGgacagaggagggaggggaggggagggcaggggtaCCGAGGGCAGGGCTGATTCAGGGAGCCTGTTGCAAAATGAGCTCTGTGATCTCTGCCCTGCTCCCCAGCCTCATGGGAATCCCATAGTAGGCTGTCCCTGGACTGACATATACAAACGTAGACTGGGCCACTTGGTAGAGACCCGCAAAGAAGGGGTTCAGGAGATATGCTGCCACGTTCAACGGGAAgatttgcccagcatgtgtgtgcCCAGAAAGGATCAGGTTAATATCTGGCCGCGCCTGGAGGGCTCTCTTGGCAGCCAGGGGCTGGTGAGCTAGCAAAATGATGGTGTGGTCTGGGGTGCAGCCCCCCAGGGCCTTGTCAAGATCCATGCCATGGCCAGAGTAGTGCAGAATGTCTGCTTCAATATCATCCACTCCAGCCAAGCAGATCCAGTCTTCACTTTCACCACCACCATCGCCACGCTGGGCCCCTGTGGCAGAAATCTTCACATTCTCATTGTGAAGTGGCCGGACACGCAGGGACTCCAGCAGTGCAAACCAGTTGCTGACATCCGACGTATAGTACTCATGATTGCCCGTGACAAAGTAGGTGCCAAGGCGTGAATGAAGCTGGCCCAAAGGAGCAACAGCCGTCCGAAGGACAGAGGCTTCCGAATCAGAGAGGTCACCCACAATCACCGTGACATCGGGTTCCAATGCATTCACCATCTTCACAAACATCTCCATCTTGGTCCTGCCCACTGTGGGCCCCAAGTGAATGTCAGAGAGAAGCACGATCTTGAGGTTGTTCATAGAGAGGGGCAGCTGAGGGATGGGCAGCTCCACGGTTTTCACAGCTGGGGGCTTAGCAGCATTCAGGAGCCCCATCATGCTGAGCACAGCAGTCACCACCACCGCCAGGGCGGGCCTGAGCACCAGCTTCCTTGACTTGTCAAGGCTGCCCACAATCCTCCCGCTGCGCCAGGCCAAGAGCTGGTAGGCCTGCTCCATGCCGCTGAGGATGCAGAGGAAGAAAACCATGATGATGTAAGCACCCAGGCAGGAGTAGGCCGCCAGGGAAAAGAAATAGGGCTCTTCAGCCACCAGAAAGAGCATGGTGAAAAAACTGGAATGGGCCAAGGCCAGAAACACCATCACGACCAGTTTCCAAAGCTGGAAACAGGTGGACTCCATTGCTGGGGAGTGGCAGAGGTTGCTCACTGTGCTACGCCAGATGTAG is part of the Callospermophilus lateralis isolate mCalLat2 chromosome 1, mCalLat2.hap1, whole genome shotgun sequence genome and encodes:
- the Tmppe gene encoding transmembrane protein with metallophosphoesterase domain, encoding MAHFRQLSLGSKAALAAVTVFVSMIISRSYLAQSLELRAWRWLFRLQLALFVNSLMLIGSLYIWRSTVSNLCHSPAMESTCFQLWKLVVMVFLALAHSSFFTMLFLVAEEPYFFSLAAYSCLGAYIIMVFFLCILSGMEQAYQLLAWRSGRIVGSLDKSRKLVLRPALAVVVTAVLSMMGLLNAAKPPAVKTVELPIPQLPLSMNNLKIVLLSDIHLGPTVGRTKMEMFVKMVNALEPDVTVIVGDLSDSEASVLRTAVAPLGQLHSRLGTYFVTGNHEYYTSDVSNWFALLESLRVRPLHNENVKISATGAQRGDGGGESEDWICLAGVDDIEADILHYSGHGMDLDKALGGCTPDHTIILLAHQPLAAKRALQARPDINLILSGHTHAGQIFPLNVAAYLLNPFFAGLYQVAQSTFVYVSPGTAYYGIPMRLGSRAEITELILQQAP